DNA sequence from the Desulfuromonas acetoxidans DSM 684 genome:
GTGATTGAAAACAGGCTGAGCAGCAGACAAAACGTGGCAGCACACAAGTGTTTTTTCATTTTCTTTCCTTCTGTTGATTAGTGTTGAAGAATAAATAGTGGAATGCATGCTTATATTTTGTTGCCATGATATGGCAGCATTCCCGCGATGTTACCTCTCATTTTCGAGTTGTTTTTGCAGCTCTGGAGCCATTTCACTCCAAGCGCGACGGCAGTAAATTGTCGGCAGTCCAAGACTTTTAACTTTCTCTTTAAGTTTCAAGGCCACGGTGTGATGGAGGAAATCGGTAAAGAAGATCACCAGGTCAACATGCTCGGGAATTTTGTTTTTACTGGCCTTGTAACGGCGTGTATCCCAATGGGTTACCTGTTCTACACCCATGGCCTCCATTTTGGGGACCATGGACTGAATGCGGTCTGCTCCAACGATTAGGACTGACATGGTTTCCTCCTTTATTTATGAAATGAACGCGCTCAACTCTTGCTTGGTAAGGAAAAAGAGTTTGAAAGTCATTTTCAATAAGATATCAGGATGATTGCTTGGTGATGTGATTGAGGTCACGAAAGGCATTTTTTTCCCCGACACGCATAAATTTGGTGCCGGGGGAAAATGCGCAGGTTACCAGCGGCTGATGACACTGAAATAGATCATCCGTCCCGGCTCGTAAACAATCGGTGGCGTGATGGCGGAACCACTGACCACATCGTATTCATAGGAATTGGCCACGGCATAGCTTTCATCAAACAGATTTTCCACACCGAGATGGAACGACCAATGCTCCGAGTAATGATAACTGGCTGTCAGATTCACCACGTCCCAGTCGGCCAGTTGCACCTCTCCGGCCTCCTCGTCAATCTGACTGGCTTTACCGGAATGCAACCACTCTGCGCGCACGGCCCAGCGATTGTTTTCATATTCCAGGCCCAGACGGGTTTTCCAGGGTGGGATTTCACTGAGGTCTTTATCGTCATTGTTTGCCGGTTGGTCATCTTTGCGCCCGCGTTGCCAAGCGTAACCGGCATCCAGAGTCAGGCCGTTGACGATCTCTTTGTTCCAGCGGGTTTCAATGCCGTAGATATGGGCGTCGATATTGACCCAGGTCTTGGCCGGTGAGGCTTGCTGATAGATGTAATCATCCAGATCCGAATAAAATCCTTTGATCGTCCACTGCCCCCATACACCGTCGAGGGTCGTGCCGAGGTCAAGCTCATGGTTAATGGTTGGATCAAGGTCAGGATTGCCGTAAAAGGTGGGAGAGCCTTGCAGGTAACGCTCTGCGCCGGTGGGCAGGCGTACGCTGCGGCCGACGCCGACAAACAGACGACTGAAATCGGTTGGATACCAGCTGGCAAACAGATAGCCGCTGGCAGTGCGGTCATGTTGGCGGTTGCTGTCGGTGATGGCATGGCTGAATTTCAATGTGTCACCGGCTTCCATGGTCGAATCATCATAACGGATGCCGCTGCGCCAGGTTACCGGACCGGTGAGAACCTTGATCTGGGCATAGCCTGCCCACATATCGTGGTCGACATCGGGAATGAACTGGTCATTGATCAGAATGTCGGCATCGTTGTTATAGGCATCGGCGTTCCAATCCTGATGATCATGGGTCAGCCCCACGGTCAGTTCACCCCAGGCGCGTTCCACCGTGTTGCTCAGCGAAGCGCCGCGAAACGTCGAGCGTGCCTCAAATCGACGATGGAACGATGGCAGACCGGCACCAACCAAGTCCCGATAGCGGTCAAAGGGATTGTGCTGAACATCGTGATGATAGAGGCGCACCTGCAGATGGTCACTGTAAGGGCACAACTCAAACGCATCATAGTGCAGTTGGGTGAGGGTGGTGCGCTCTTTTTCGATGTCGACGGCCACTCGCGGCGTCAACACATCTTCGGCCTTGCCGTAGGTGTGTGAAAGAGTCAGGCTGTGTTGCTGGTTGATGTTCCAGCGCAGCTTGCCCCACACATCCTGCTTGGTAAATGCTTCCTGGTCCTCTCCCTCGTTGGAGTAAGGACGCCCAGCCGGGGCAAAATCGGTCAGTTTGTGGCCATCGCCGTCTTCATACGGATCCATCTCTGTTGCCGCGTAACCGAGCAATGCCTGGATGGTGTCGTTACCGCCGGTCACCTGAACGGCACCGCTGCGATAATCAAAGCTGCCACCTTTCAACCACACTTCGGCCTGCTCTTCAGCACTGGGGTCGACGGTTTCAACGCTGATAGCGCCGCCGAGTCCGCCCTGACGGCTGACATCAAACGGGCCGGGTTGGACGTTGACCTTGCGCACGGCCAGCAGCGGCACGTGGGACAACGCCGGGTCTTTGCGACTGCCGCAGGCGCCCTCGACCATCGCATTGTCATACAACACCCGCAGGTTGGCCTTGCCAAAGCCGCGCAGGGCAATCTCATTGCCGTAGCCGCTTTTGCGGATCAGTGTCGTACTGGCCGATTGCTGGCTGAGCAGCTCGGCCAAGTCCACAACATGTTCATGACGCAGTTCCTCTTGGCCAACCTGGTCGGGATGATCCTCTTTTTCTGCAGAAGCCGTTACCAAAATGGTCTCCAGCTCAGTGATCTGTTCACCCTGAACAGGGTTGATGGAGACCAACACAAACAGCAGGGCGAGCGGATACACCACTCCCCTGTATTTCCATGGCAGAGTAAAAGCCATTTTTCCTCCTCAATGCGCTGGCGCGCATTTCAATTGAACGTGCACAAATTCCGTTCATTGCCGTTGGCAATGACGAAAAGCATCACATAACGGGTCGTGTGCAATCAGGCAATGGGAGGAGCGCGAGCCGGGTAGCTGGTGTCAAGGTGTTGTTGAATCTGGCGATAGATGGGGCGGATATAAACCGCATCCAGAGAAAAGATTGGAACTGCGGCAACAGCATCCGCCAGATCAAAATGGTGAATGGTCTGACAATAGTCATGAAGCGGGCAAGGCGCGTGACGGTGTTGCTCACTGTGCTGGTAGGCGAGAGCATGATGGGGGGAGTCCTCGTGGCCCTGGTGAAAC
Encoded proteins:
- a CDS encoding DUF2325 domain-containing protein → MSVLIVGADRIQSMVPKMEAMGVEQVTHWDTRRYKASKNKIPEHVDLVIFFTDFLHHTVALKLKEKVKSLGLPTIYCRRAWSEMAPELQKQLENER
- a CDS encoding TonB-dependent receptor, which produces MAFTLPWKYRGVVYPLALLFVLVSINPVQGEQITELETILVTASAEKEDHPDQVGQEELRHEHVVDLAELLSQQSASTTLIRKSGYGNEIALRGFGKANLRVLYDNAMVEGACGSRKDPALSHVPLLAVRKVNVQPGPFDVSRQGGLGGAISVETVDPSAEEQAEVWLKGGSFDYRSGAVQVTGGNDTIQALLGYAATEMDPYEDGDGHKLTDFAPAGRPYSNEGEDQEAFTKQDVWGKLRWNINQQHSLTLSHTYGKAEDVLTPRVAVDIEKERTTLTQLHYDAFELCPYSDHLQVRLYHHDVQHNPFDRYRDLVGAGLPSFHRRFEARSTFRGASLSNTVERAWGELTVGLTHDHQDWNADAYNNDADILINDQFIPDVDHDMWAGYAQIKVLTGPVTWRSGIRYDDSTMEAGDTLKFSHAITDSNRQHDRTASGYLFASWYPTDFSRLFVGVGRSVRLPTGAERYLQGSPTFYGNPDLDPTINHELDLGTTLDGVWGQWTIKGFYSDLDDYIYQQASPAKTWVNIDAHIYGIETRWNKEIVNGLTLDAGYAWQRGRKDDQPANNDDKDLSEIPPWKTRLGLEYENNRWAVRAEWLHSGKASQIDEEAGEVQLADWDVVNLTASYHYSEHWSFHLGVENLFDESYAVANSYEYDVVSGSAITPPIVYEPGRMIYFSVISRW